The sequence below is a genomic window from Microcebus murinus isolate Inina chromosome 4, M.murinus_Inina_mat1.0, whole genome shotgun sequence.
CTGGGAAGGGCATAGTTGGACAGGGCCTTCCTTCTCAGTGCTAACTATTTCTGGGTAACAGGAAGGGAATTCCAGCTGAGGTCCAGCTTTAGGCTTGGAGTGATGACAATTTAAGAGCTGGAAGAATTGGGGAGGTGCCTCAAGACCATTTCTGAAGGCATTTCCAGATACAGAATCTTTCTCTGGCTGGCTGGAAAAGGCCAAATAATCTGGGGGAAACGAAGTGAAACAGGTCTCTTCTCTCTGGCTCAGCCCTGGGAATGATCAGAATCTATTTGTCCCTTGGCAAAGCAAATCACTAGATGTCACCCACGACTTTCCCCAACTGTCCCCCCTTCCAAGTCCTCTTTCcgactgtcccagttcaagccGAACGAGTCCTGCTAAACTCAGACACTTTATCCCAATCAGGAGCCAGTGAAGAAGCCCTGGGGACCGGGTGAATGACCTCAGTTGTGAAACAACCATTTATTGAGGGGCCCCCCAAGGACCCTAGAGCTcactgcacagcaggagatgtGAGGGagccctgccaccaccacccacctCACAAAACACAAGAGAGAGGACGCAATGAATCCCAGCAAGACTACCTCAAACTTGGCTTTGGAAGCACTGAAGCAGTTCTCTAGGTTCATAAACAGTCTGCTACCCCAGCCAGCTTGGAGGAGTGAGCACAAGCAGAGAAGCAGAGTGACAGAGAGTGACAGGAtgagagaggggcagagggaccCAGAAAGATCCTGTCCCCCATGCCAAGTGACACAGAAGGGAAAAACAATGATGGAGGTGGCTCGGGGAAATGCTCAAGGGGGACAGGAGGGGCTTGGAGGGGGGGGCTGTGATAAGGTGaagaggggaagggcaggagaaagatggcgggggctggaggggggaggggtgtggtCACCAAGTGGCCAAGCTCCCTGCGGTGCAGAGGCAGACCCCAATGCACTCCCAAAGTGGCAGAAACCAGGGTTGGGGTCAGGCAGTGAGTCTCATGTGTGGCAGAGGACAGTGAGGAGGTAGGGAGGTTAGTatgtggggagaggggacaggaaaGGAGGGGGTGGGGTAGTGACATGGGGCCCCAGCGGTCATACGTGCCACGGTTGGTAGTGACAGCTGGGGGGACACAGTCTTTGCAGTGGCGGACGGCCACAGCAAGGGAGCCCCTACAAGGGGTCCTTTGCAGGCCCTCGGGTCCCAGACCTAGACAGGCAGGGGCAAGGGGCGCTGGGGGTAAGCAATGAGGAATGGGGGggcgcgtgggggaggggccagTTGGTGATGGACAGAGAGGGGGCTGGCAGCGCGGGGCCGGGATCGGGGTCACGGCCGGGCACTCACCGCTCTCCTGCTCGCTGCCCTTCTTGGCGGCGGCGGCGTTGCCCatcgcggcggcggcggccggggccGGTCCCGGAGCTGCGGCGCGGCGGGTGCTGGAGGCGGCCGGCGGCCCCGGAGCGCGCTGGGCGGTCGCGGCGGCGGCCCCTCGGGCTGGCTGCGCTAGCTGCGGCGCCGCGACCCCCGCCCAGCCCCTGCTTCCCGCGTCTctccgcgcccgcccgcccgggaACCTCAGCCCAAGTCCGCTGCTGCTGCCCGTGACGCCCCCGCAGCTCGCCACTGATTGGCTTAGACCGCCCTGACTGACGGCTCGGCGCCGCCGCCCATTGGCTCTCCGCGACCCTCCCGCTTTGTCATAGGCTCACGGCACTGTGACGCGCCGCAGACGCCCAGCCACTCACGCTCTCGCAAGGTCCCAGATGGGTGGGCAGACTCGTCTGATTGGTCGGAGCGCCCCACAGGGCCCAGGGTCCGCCCAGAGAGGCTGGTGATTGGAGGAGACGCGGTGTCCGGCCGGCCCCCAGCAGACCGTACAGTGTCAATCCGGGGGTgagggggcggggcagaggcGCAGTCTGCGGGCCcaggccggcggggcggggcggcggagGCTGGCGGGCGGCCGCGGGCGCTCCAAGGCCCAGGAGGCCGCTCCGGCGGCAGGCCGGCCGGCCCCGTGCGCGCCGCAGTCCTCTGCCCCCGCCCAGTGCGGCAGCGGCTGTCGGCCAGCCGCGGTTGGCGCCGTGACCCTCCCGGCGCAGCCTCTGTCCACCTgccagcgggggaggggcgcggccAGCGCCGCGGGTCAGAGGTCGCCAGGCCGGCGGCCGTCGTCATTCATAAGGCCTGACTCTGGGCAGCAGCGCCCAGGCCAAGTGGCCAGGCTTGCCTGGGGTTCAGGTTGGAGGCCCTCCTGGGTTCCCCCTGGCCACAGGCAAAGCTTCAGGATGCTGGGCCCTAGGAGCAAGGGGTGGCGGGAGCGGGCGCTGTGTCCACTCTTTTGCCCGGCCCCAACCCGGGCGCCTGCGGGCAGTGAGAGCTGGCACTCCCTTAACGTTACTTCGCACTGCACTCCCATCACGTAGGTACTATCATCACCAcacccattctgcagatgagggGTCTGGGGGATAGCCAGGCTGATTCCCTTTCTGGGCAATGCAAAGGgaccctgccctcagggagcagAGAAGGGGCCAGATGCCCCTTCCATCAGGGTACTCTTTCAATACATAGGTAGCATGAGGACAGCCAGGGTTTAGCAACTACTGCACTACTGATGTTTGGGGCGGGATCATTCTTTGCTGGGGGAGCTGTTTTGTGCACCCTAGGGTGTTCAACAGCACCCTCAGCCTCTACCCACTGGATGTCAGTGACACCTCTGTCTCCTGctagctgtgacaaccaaaaccaCTTTCATATAGGGCAAAATTGACCacaagttgagaaccactggagtAGAGGAAGGCCCAAACAAGGTGCCAAGAGGGCCAGGGACCAGAGGAGCCAGCTCTTCCTGCTGCCCAAGGGCCAGCTGGGCTCAGAACCACAAGCTAATTCACTGCTCTACTTAGAGTGGCACAACCTGTACCCCACCTAGCAGCTATCTGCACCCATGTTCCTAGGTCAACCACACTCTCAGAAAGGGAGAGTCAGGGACCTTCTGTGGGGTTATAtagtaaagtaaaatttaatattacaagagcattgtgtgtgtgtacttggATCACAATGTTAATTTCTTCCTATGGGTCAAGGTCAAAGTCTGAAAAATCATTGGTTATGATCGATCTACAGAATAGCTGGCTTGCTTAAGTTTTGGCAAAGGAAAACCCCTCCCTGAACCTCAATCTGGAATACAACTGTACAACTGAGACTGGAGTAAGAAGCTCCACAAGGGGACAAAAGCCAACCCACTGGATGGGGCAAGGGGCCACCCCCATGTTACAAGGAGAGATATGCAAAGCCATCTCAGCCCACCTGAGAAAAAAGCAGAAACAGCCAGTATAGAtgaagtgctttttatttttagaccaaccaaacatttttaatataaaaatccttTCCTATACAAACTGCAATCACAACAGCATCCACGTAGCAGTGAGGGGACCGGGACACAGAGTGGGGAGGACATCGGGGAGGGAAGGTTTTCAGAGTACCGATTGCTCCCCTTGCCTGAAACCACTCGGTGGCCTGTGAGCCCACATGGTCTTGGCAGAGGGCCCTGATGCCGACGCTGACATGGACCGAGCATGGCAGGCCCTGACACACCGCCTCCCCACCACGGCAGCTTCTGGGAAAGCCAGCTGCAGTGAGGTGGGAACAGGAAGGTGGCCGTGACTCAGGAGGGGCACCCAATGGTCCCTCAGCATCAGGCTGATCACACCTTTGGGAGCAGAGTTTTCCAGGGGCTGCCAGATAGAAAGACCTAAAAAtcctcctgggaggaggaccCAAATTGCATCGAAGTCCACCTACCACCCAGAACCCCTTGCCTGTGACAACAGAAAGCTCGGGTGGGTCCGCTCAGATGTCTGCAAAGAGAAAGTAATGACGTGGCCCTTGCCCAACAGGGCCAGAGCCTTGACGGCCGCTGACCAAGAAAGCCTTCTGGGCTGTAGCTGGGGCAGACCAAGGCAGGCCAGGGAGGCCTATGGGAAGAACTCTGGGTCGGTGGTCCTCACAGGACCACAGTGGCCTGCAGATGGAATTCATAGTGTgtgtggaagagaaaaaggacacaAGTCAGAAGAAATTAGTAAGAACTGAAGTCCCTGCTTCTTATAGGCCTGTGCAGTAGAAGTGAGATGGCCTTCTGGGCTGCAGCTGGGGCAGACCTGAGGCCTGTTCTTTCCGGCCAAGTTTGACAGGCCTGGGTGCAGTTGATGGCCCCCGAGTCCTCTAGATGGCCCCGCACCGTCTCTGGGAGGCCTGGTCACCCCCTCCAGGTGTGCGGGGAGGTCCTGGGCGTCTGCAGTCACATGCAGTCCATGGAGTTCTCAGGGAGGAGGCCGGGGATGTagccagggaggcccaggccctTGATAGGAGTGTAGCTGAGGGGGAGGCCGCAGCCCAGGGCGGGGTCCTGGTTCTCTGGGGCCTCCAGCCTGTCCGTGTTGCTGTCCCAGTTGATGTGAAAGCGAGTTACTCGGGGGTTGGAGGCCAAGATGTTCCGCTGGAGCTGGGGCGGAAAGAGGAATAATGAGCCTTGTCAACACGCTCTCTCATTGCTCCTGCAGAGCCAGGACTCCCCCACGCCCCCACCGCAAGCCCAGAAAGAGCGGATCTCACTCCATCGCCACCACCAACAGTGTGCCGAATGCCAGAGAATGTCTGCGCGCTGTGACTAGGGCCAGTccctatctttttccttttttttgagacagggtctcactctgttgcccagctgcagtgccatggcatcatcacagctcactgcagcctcaaactcctggactcaagagatcctcctgcctcagcctcctgagtagctgggactataggcaagagccatcacacctggctacttttttctattttttttacagagccagggtcttgctcttgctcaggttggtcttgaactcctgagctcaaacaatcctcccgcctcggcttcccaaagtgctaggatttacaggcgtgagccaccgtgcccggcccctatCTAATCTTAATTCTGCAAGTGTGCCTCTCGGAAACAAAGACCTTTCTCTCTCCTGGTCTAACGCTGCACTGTAAGAACTGGGCAGTACTTGGAAACTTTAAGAAGTGACCTTGGTCTCCCAGTGGTCCGACTCCCCCAAGTGCAAAGGAACCGGCCCGCTTGAAGCAGGACGTGAAGCGATCGGGCCCTACCTGAGAGAAGTCTGGCTTTGGGGGTGGGTTCTCCCGCAGCTCGGGGTTGGGGTACTCGTTGTTGACGTAGTAGCCCACTCGGATGAACTCCTGTCCGTGGTAGGTGCAGGTGATGAGGACCACGGTCACACCCACGGCGTCGGTCTCCGGGATGAGGGCTGGGTTGGGGGCGTCAGCCTAGGGGAGACACATCCGGGGCCTTAGCACAGCTACGGCCACATCGCCACATAGGAGTACAAAGATTCCCAAGCAACGTGTAGTTACTGAGCAAAACGTACACCCTCTGCCCTCCGGAGTTTTCAGGTGAATGCGGAAGACGGCACCAATCCCACAATGCCATGTTGAATGTGGCAGGAAGAGGGGTGCGGTGCTCAGGAGTTTGGGGAGCAAGGGCAAAGCGGCATAAGATGAGGCTGACCAGGTGGGCAGTCACCAGGCCAGCTGGGACGGGGTCAGGTGTGCGCTGCTATCACAGCACGGGCTACGCAGGTGAAAGCAAAGAGCCTCCCCCGGTTCAAAAGCCATCAAGTTTCAGTTGGTGACAGAAGAGCATCAAGCCAAGCACGGAGCCCTGTGCAGCCGCCAAGTTGTGCACCCAGGACGCTGGCCGCGACTGCTGCGTAGACGGGGCTTGCTGGAGGATCCAACAGTGGTGGGTGAGGGGGTTAGGTGGGATGCGGTAGCTTGGGTCAGGACACTAACAGCAGAGATGGAGCGAAGTGAGTGGATCTGAGCGGAAGCTTTCACAATTTAGTGTGCGTAAGGGTCACCTAAAGAGCTCTGAATCCACGTTTCTGACAGCCCAGGTGATGCGACATTAGAGAGCCATTTAGAGTTACAGTGCCCCCGTCACTACTCGCAGAGTCTGTACTTGTGAAACCGCCTACtcgctttttgttttttgagacaaggtctcactctgtcgcccaggctggagtgcagcgacccgatgatagctcactgcagccttgaactcctgggctcagtgatcctctgcctcagccctctgagtacctgggactacaggtgtgcgccaccatacccggctaacttttcttatacaaacaaagtctcactgtgttggccaggctggtcttgaactcctagactcaaatgatcctcccagagtgctgggatatAGACATGAGCAACTGGGCCCAGACaatttatttgtaaccctaaAACCAATACTTGTGGCACTTTCATGGTCGTTTGCAGACGTGCACAGAGCAGGAAAAACTGGAGTGACTCAATGCGCGTGTTCCCACCTGAGGTCAAACAAGGAAACGTTCTGTCTTCCCACTTCAGCTCTCATACTGTGAACAAGCCTCCTTTTTGTAGTCTCCTTAGTGCCATGCTTTTTGcacattttgtgctttttgttggcgAGTTTGCTATCTACAATGGCCCCCAGGagtagtgctgaagtgctgtctaggCTGTGAGAAGGTGCAGAGAAAATTCATGTTGCAGAAGCTTGGTTCAGGCGTGAGTTACGGTGCTATCGGCTGTGGGTTTAATATGAAGGAATCCACGGTATGTAGTAAATAAGGTTATCTTTAAACAGAAGCACACATGAGGCAAGTTTATGTATGGATTGGTTGACAAAAAACAattgtgggccaggcgtggtggctcacacctataatcctagcactctgggaggcagaggtgggtggatggtttgagctcaggagttcaagaccagcctgagcaagagtgagactcctatctctactaaaaatagaaagaaattagctggacaactaaatatatatatagaaaaaattagccgggcatgatggcgcatgcctgtagtcccagctacttgggaggctgaggcaggaggatcacttgagcccaggatttagctgtgagctaggctgacgccacggcactctagcctgggcaacagagtgatactctgccttaaaaaaaaacaaaaacaaaaataaaaacaaagcccaTTGTGACTTTCAAGCACCTACCTCCGTGTTTCCCCTAGGGGCAGcggttcagtatttgctaattcagcgTTCACAACAACTTCATGGAACATAACTCCCGAGAATAAGGAGAATCGATTGTAAATCACTGGCTCACGGGAACAGCTTTGACacagaggtggggagggaagtGTCTAAAGGGCCTctgagctgggcgcggtggctcacacctgtaatcctagcactctgggaggccggaggcgggtggattgcttgaggtcaggagttcaaaaccagcctgagcaagagcgagaccccgtctctactataaatagaaaaaaattggccaactaatatatacagaaaaaattcaccaggcatggtggcgcatgcctgtagtcccagctactcgggaggctgaggcaggaggatcgcttgagcccaggagtttgaggttgctgtgagcgaggctgacgccacggcactcactctagcctgggcaacaaagcgagactctgtctcaaaaaaataaataaagggcctCCGAGAGGTGAGAGCGCTCCTGAgagtagagctgggatttgaacctgcaGTGCTGACTCCTGAACCCCACTGTGTACTTTTGGGTAGAAAGGATGTGTCCAGGAACCAAGGGCTAAGGCCTCAGGCCTCATCTTTCTTACCTGAAACACAAACATGTGTCTCCCTGCAGGGACAGGGCCGACCAGCACCGAGTCCAGGATCTGATCGAACTCCTCACTCTCAGCTGAGCCGACGTAAATGATCTTCCACTCTAGGTCTGCAAGGACACAGGAGGAGAAGGGTTAAGAAATTACAATAGactgggcgcggcggctcacgtctgtaatcctagcactctgggaggccgaggtgggaggattgtttgagctcaggatttggagaccaccctgagcaagagc
It includes:
- the ASF1B gene encoding histone chaperone ASF1B, with product MAKVSVLNVAVLENPSPFHSPFRFEISFECSEALADDLEWKIIYVGSAESEEFDQILDSVLVGPVPAGRHMFVFQADAPNPALIPETDAVGVTVVLITCTYHGQEFIRVGYYVNNEYPNPELRENPPPKPDFSQLQRNILASNPRVTRFHINWDSNTDRLEAPENQDPALGCGLPLSYTPIKGLGLPGYIPGLLPENSMDCM